A genomic region of Salinibacter pepae contains the following coding sequences:
- the cysN gene encoding sulfate adenylyltransferase subunit CysN codes for METQGVGTQDMDVLRFTTAGSVDDGKSTLIGRLMYDTQEIFEEKMEEIERNTQREDEELELALLTDGLRAEREQGITIDVAYRYFSTPERKFIIADTPGHEQYTRNMVTGASTAELAVELIDARNGVLEQTRRHGFITSLLQIPHVIVAVNKMDLVGYSEARFREIVAEYEDFADNLDVQDITFVPISALKGDNVVHHSDNMPWYEGSTLLHRLESVRTESTRNQVDFRFPVQTTIRPHQDFRGFAGQVASGKVRPGEEITVLPSGYTSEVDTITTLDGDLDEAGPGESVVLSLEDEIDVSRGSMIVRSRNKPDVTRQLDADLCWMNEEAMRQDRPYVLQHTTRRTQAYVSKIVYRTNVETFHREEADTFELNDIGRVEIETADPLFVDPYKLNRATGSFILIDPDTNDTVAAGMIRGVAEDVTPFGQQAEPQAEDEAESSPNVTWEGLQIPREEREKQNGHKAGVVWLTGLSGAGKSTIAKAVEERLFDADVQTMMLDGDNVRHGLSGDLGFTPADRTENIRRVSEVARLFFEQGNVTLCSFVSPYQEDRDRARELLPDDVRDRFLEVHVDCPLEVCKERDTKGLYAKAEAGEIANFTGVSAPYEAPADPDVVVDTDEDDVEACVDQIVEALEARGIV; via the coding sequence ATGGAGACGCAAGGCGTTGGCACCCAAGATATGGACGTATTGCGGTTTACGACCGCGGGGAGCGTCGACGACGGCAAGAGCACGCTCATTGGGCGGCTCATGTACGACACGCAGGAGATCTTCGAGGAGAAGATGGAGGAGATCGAGCGCAACACCCAGCGGGAGGACGAGGAGCTGGAGCTGGCGCTCCTGACCGACGGCCTCCGCGCGGAGCGGGAGCAGGGCATCACGATCGACGTGGCCTACCGGTACTTCTCCACGCCGGAGCGGAAGTTCATTATTGCCGACACGCCGGGCCACGAGCAGTACACCCGCAACATGGTCACCGGCGCCTCGACGGCGGAGCTGGCCGTGGAGCTGATCGACGCCCGGAACGGGGTGCTGGAGCAGACGCGGCGGCACGGGTTCATCACCTCGCTGCTGCAGATCCCCCACGTCATCGTGGCGGTCAACAAGATGGACCTGGTCGGCTACAGCGAGGCGCGCTTCCGCGAGATCGTGGCCGAGTACGAGGACTTCGCCGACAACCTGGACGTGCAGGACATCACGTTCGTCCCGATCTCGGCCCTGAAGGGCGACAACGTGGTGCACCACTCCGACAACATGCCGTGGTACGAGGGCTCGACCCTCCTGCACCGCCTGGAGAGCGTGCGGACGGAATCGACGCGCAACCAGGTGGACTTCCGGTTCCCGGTCCAGACCACGATCCGGCCGCACCAGGACTTTCGGGGCTTCGCCGGGCAGGTGGCGTCGGGAAAGGTGCGACCGGGGGAAGAGATTACGGTGCTCCCGTCCGGCTACACCTCGGAGGTGGACACGATTACGACCCTGGACGGGGATCTCGACGAGGCGGGGCCCGGCGAGTCGGTGGTGCTCTCGCTGGAGGATGAGATCGACGTCAGCCGCGGGTCGATGATCGTGCGAAGCCGCAACAAGCCGGACGTGACGCGGCAGCTGGACGCCGACCTCTGCTGGATGAACGAGGAGGCCATGCGCCAGGACCGCCCCTACGTCCTGCAGCACACCACGCGCCGGACGCAGGCCTACGTGTCGAAGATTGTCTACCGCACCAACGTGGAAACCTTTCACCGGGAGGAGGCCGACACCTTCGAGCTCAACGACATCGGGCGGGTGGAGATCGAGACCGCCGACCCCCTGTTCGTCGACCCGTACAAGCTCAACCGGGCGACGGGCAGCTTCATCCTGATCGACCCGGACACCAACGACACGGTGGCCGCCGGCATGATTCGGGGCGTGGCCGAGGACGTGACGCCGTTCGGCCAGCAGGCAGAGCCGCAGGCGGAGGACGAGGCGGAGAGCTCCCCGAACGTCACGTGGGAGGGGCTTCAGATCCCGCGTGAGGAGCGCGAGAAGCAAAACGGGCACAAGGCAGGCGTCGTGTGGCTGACGGGCCTGTCCGGCGCCGGGAAGTCCACCATCGCGAAGGCGGTGGAGGAGCGCCTGTTCGACGCGGACGTGCAGACGATGATGCTCGACGGGGACAACGTGCGGCACGGCCTGAGCGGCGACCTCGGCTTCACGCCCGCCGACCGCACAGAAAACATCCGTCGCGTCAGCGAGGTGGCGCGCCTCTTCTTCGAGCAGGGCAACGTGACGCTCTGCTCGTTCGTCTCGCCCTACCAGGAGGACCGCGACCGCGCCCGCGAGCTGCTGCCGGACGACGTCCGCGACCGCTTTTTGGAGGTGCACGTCGATTGCCCGCTGGAGGTGTGCAAGGAGCGAGACACGAAGGGCCTGTACGCGAAGGCCGAAGCCGGTGAGATCGCCAACTTTACCGGCGTTTCCGCGCCGTACGAAGCGCCGGCGGACCCGGACGTGGTGGTCGACACCGACGAGGACGACGTGGAGGCGTGCGTCGATCAGATCGTCGAGGCCCTCGAAGCGCGAGGCATTGTGTAG
- a CDS encoding antitoxin, translating to MTESYLAVAGRIRREVEQIEDVVDRAQAIWADVDLNRPADHRIDAVALNLHGFYAGLERVFKIVAERIDQTVPEGGSWHQELLEQMNTELNGVRPSVLSDDARKKLDRYRGFRHVVRNVYAFEFDPEQLDLLMRKLPETAERVFADLQAFADTLDRLASQNE from the coding sequence ATGACGGAGTCCTATCTCGCTGTCGCGGGCCGCATTCGCCGAGAGGTGGAGCAGATCGAAGACGTCGTCGACCGGGCACAAGCCATCTGGGCCGACGTGGACCTCAATCGCCCGGCGGACCACCGCATCGACGCCGTCGCGCTCAACCTGCATGGGTTCTATGCTGGGCTGGAGCGAGTCTTTAAGATCGTGGCCGAACGGATCGACCAGACGGTTCCGGAGGGCGGAAGCTGGCATCAAGAGTTACTGGAGCAGATGAATACGGAGCTCAACGGGGTCCGTCCCTCGGTCCTCTCAGACGATGCTCGAAAAAAACTGGACCGGTATCGGGGGTTTCGTCACGTAGTTCGCAACGTGTATGCGTTCGAGTTCGACCCTGAGCAACTCGACCTCCTCATGAGAAAATTGCCGGAGACTGCGGAACGTGTCTTTGCGGATCTTCAAGCCTTTGCGGATACTCTTGACCGATTAGCTTCCCAGAACGAGTGA
- the rfbB gene encoding dTDP-glucose 4,6-dehydratase has product MNDTLLVTGGAGFIGSAVVRHLIQETEATVVTVDALTYAGHQENLAPVANHPRHHFEQEDITDAPAMHRLFREYEPDGVLHLAAESHVDRSIDGPAAFVQTNVVGTQVLLEAARTYWEDQGRPDGFRFLHVSTDEVYGELGETGAFTEETSYDPSSPYSASKAGADHLARAWQRTYGLPVVITNCSNNYGPRQHPEKLIPVVIRSALDGEPIPVYGDGTNVRDWLYVKDHVRALLRVLTEGEVGDTYNVGGNCERENITVVRQICDILDETRPAGSTLETKSHHDLITFVEDRPGHDWRYAIDPSKIENELGWTPQVGFEAGLRRTVDWYVEHREWVRAVQG; this is encoded by the coding sequence ATGAACGACACCCTCCTCGTCACTGGCGGGGCCGGCTTCATCGGCTCGGCGGTGGTGCGCCACCTCATTCAGGAGACCGAGGCCACCGTCGTCACGGTCGACGCCCTCACCTACGCCGGGCACCAGGAGAACCTGGCGCCTGTGGCAAATCATCCCCGCCACCACTTCGAGCAGGAGGACATCACCGACGCCCCGGCCATGCACCGTCTCTTCCGCGAGTACGAACCGGACGGCGTGCTCCACCTCGCGGCGGAGTCGCACGTGGACCGCTCCATCGACGGCCCGGCGGCCTTCGTGCAGACGAACGTGGTGGGCACACAGGTGCTGCTGGAGGCGGCGCGGACCTACTGGGAAGACCAGGGCCGGCCCGACGGCTTCCGCTTCCTCCACGTCTCGACCGACGAGGTGTACGGGGAGCTCGGCGAGACCGGCGCGTTCACGGAGGAGACGTCCTACGACCCGAGCTCTCCGTATTCGGCCAGCAAGGCCGGGGCCGACCACCTCGCCCGGGCGTGGCAGCGCACCTACGGCCTGCCGGTCGTCATCACCAACTGCTCGAACAACTACGGCCCGCGTCAGCACCCGGAGAAGCTCATTCCGGTCGTCATCCGCAGCGCGCTGGACGGGGAGCCGATTCCGGTCTACGGCGACGGGACAAACGTGCGCGACTGGCTCTACGTGAAGGACCACGTGCGGGCCCTGCTGCGCGTGCTGACTGAGGGGGAGGTGGGCGACACCTACAATGTCGGCGGGAACTGCGAGCGGGAGAACATTACGGTCGTCCGTCAGATATGTGACATTCTCGACGAGACGCGGCCCGCGGGCAGCACCCTTGAGACCAAGAGCCACCACGACCTGATCACGTTCGTGGAGGACCGGCCGGGGCACGACTGGCGCTACGCCATCGATCCGAGCAAGATCGAGAACGAGCTCGGGTGGACGCCGCAGGTCGGCTTCGAGGCGGGACTGCGCCGGACGGTCGACTGGTACGTGGAGCACCGGGAGTGGGTGCGGGCGGTTCAGGGGTAA
- the cysD gene encoding sulfate adenylyltransferase subunit CysD, protein MSISNGTSEHLDWLESEAIHVMRETVAQFDNPVLMFSGGKDSLTMIHLARKAFYPAKVPFPILHVDTGHNFPETIEFRDNLMEKFDLDLIVGSVEETIESGRAKEEQGPDASRNKLQIVTLLDTIEEYGFDAALGGARRDEEKARAKERFFSHRDRFGNWDPKNQRPELWNLYNGRSRQGEHFRAFPLSNWTELDVWQYIRQEGVEIPSLYLAHERTMFERDGVLLPKSPYNDLREDEHYVEKMVRFRTIGDMTCTGAVESTATTLDEVIAEVATTQQAERGARADDQRAEAAMEERKREGYF, encoded by the coding sequence ATGTCCATTTCCAACGGCACCTCCGAGCACCTCGACTGGCTGGAGTCGGAGGCGATTCACGTCATGCGGGAGACCGTGGCCCAGTTCGACAACCCTGTTCTCATGTTCAGTGGGGGGAAGGACTCCCTCACCATGATTCACCTGGCGCGGAAGGCGTTCTATCCGGCGAAGGTGCCGTTCCCGATCCTCCACGTGGACACGGGCCACAACTTCCCGGAGACGATCGAATTCCGGGACAACCTAATGGAGAAGTTCGACCTGGACCTAATTGTGGGCAGCGTGGAGGAGACGATCGAGTCGGGCCGGGCAAAGGAGGAGCAGGGCCCGGACGCGAGCCGCAACAAGCTCCAGATCGTGACCCTCCTCGACACGATTGAGGAATACGGCTTCGACGCGGCCCTGGGCGGGGCGCGCCGGGATGAGGAGAAGGCGCGGGCGAAGGAGCGCTTCTTCTCGCACCGCGACCGATTCGGGAATTGGGACCCGAAGAACCAGCGCCCGGAGCTCTGGAACCTGTACAACGGCCGGAGCCGGCAGGGCGAGCACTTCCGGGCCTTTCCCCTCAGCAACTGGACGGAGCTGGACGTGTGGCAGTACATCCGGCAGGAGGGCGTCGAGATTCCGAGCCTGTACCTCGCCCACGAGCGCACGATGTTCGAGCGGGACGGTGTGCTGCTGCCCAAGTCCCCATACAACGATCTGCGGGAGGACGAGCACTACGTGGAGAAGATGGTCCGCTTCCGGACGATCGGGGACATGACCTGCACCGGCGCGGTGGAGTCGACGGCGACGACGCTCGACGAGGTGATCGCGGAGGTGGCCACGACGCAGCAGGCCGAACGCGGGGCCCGGGCCGACGACCAGCGCGCGGAGGCGGCCATGGAGGAGCGCAAGCGGGAGGGGTACTTCTAG
- the hepT gene encoding type VII toxin-antitoxin system HepT family RNase toxin: protein MVDPNVIRRRLQKLSEYLDILRTTQQHSRSEFVEDPYLYGSAERFLQLSIESINDMASHVVVDENLGAVERAQDLPDIFESEGLIGEEMREQWTDMVGFRNALVHDYLDIDRDIVYEAIQHRLDEIEQLRSIFSQFL, encoded by the coding sequence ATGGTTGACCCAAACGTGATCCGGCGCCGGCTGCAGAAGCTCAGCGAGTACCTCGATATTCTGAGAACGACGCAACAGCACTCGCGCTCGGAATTCGTCGAAGACCCCTACCTCTACGGAAGTGCTGAGCGATTTCTACAATTGTCGATTGAATCTATCAACGATATGGCCAGCCACGTGGTCGTCGATGAGAACCTCGGGGCCGTGGAGCGGGCTCAGGATTTACCCGACATCTTCGAGTCCGAAGGACTGATCGGGGAGGAGATGCGCGAGCAATGGACCGATATGGTTGGATTTCGGAACGCGCTCGTGCACGACTACCTCGACATTGACCGTGACATTGTATACGAGGCAATTCAACACCGACTCGATGAGATTGAACAGCTCCGCTCCATCTTCTCCCAGTTTCTTTGA
- a CDS encoding SLC13 family permease, with protein sequence MGLLGSLGLNAWITVAVVMGVVGALMADVGRPDLVLLSGLSVLLVSGVVSPDQAFAGFSNAAVLTVGALYVVAGGVQHTDALSELDRVLFADTTRLGPVLARFMVPTSVLSGLLNNTPIVAMLTPRLQEWADAQNIPASKLMIPLSYAAITGGMMTLIGTSTNLIVAGLMEAEGYEPLSLFDVTWVGVPAALVVIAYFVLGGHRLLPDRGTSAPAAERRLGQNMFEVTVTAPSPIVGQTVAEAGLRDLGDAYLTHVRRGTEVLQGRPGRPLEQGDVLAFNGSLAARERLLERPGLSRTLPAPDGTHDDPARYETLPLYEAVIAESSNLVGTTLGEANFREQYQGVVLGIQRQDEPVTSPVGTTELQAGDLLIVEAPGDFKKRWSSGSREEFYLVAPRDGRARQGGSPEHDDEETDRSGRAPIALGLTGAMVLAAATGLAPIVTAAVLAALLMILAGCIRPAEAQRALNVQVLVVIAAALGIGKAIETTGLATAAAQGVLSVAEPFGPVVVLVALYLLTNLLTEIITNNAAAVLMLPVAMAAASSLGVPPVAFGVLVAVAASASFLTPIGYQTNLMVMAPGGYRFSDYARVGWPVTLLVMGTSVGIISLVWL encoded by the coding sequence GTGGGTTTGCTTGGCAGTCTCGGCCTCAACGCCTGGATCACCGTTGCCGTCGTCATGGGAGTGGTGGGGGCGCTGATGGCGGACGTTGGGCGCCCGGACCTGGTGCTGCTGAGCGGCCTGTCGGTTCTCCTCGTCTCGGGCGTCGTATCGCCCGACCAGGCGTTCGCCGGGTTCTCCAACGCCGCCGTCCTCACCGTGGGCGCCCTCTACGTGGTGGCCGGGGGTGTGCAGCACACCGATGCCCTGTCGGAGCTCGACCGGGTGCTCTTTGCCGACACCACGCGGCTCGGGCCCGTTCTGGCCCGCTTCATGGTGCCGACCTCCGTCCTGTCCGGGCTGCTCAACAACACGCCCATCGTGGCGATGCTCACGCCGCGCCTGCAGGAGTGGGCCGACGCGCAGAACATCCCGGCGTCGAAGCTGATGATCCCGCTCTCCTACGCGGCCATCACCGGGGGCATGATGACGCTCATCGGGACCTCCACGAACCTCATCGTCGCGGGGCTGATGGAGGCGGAAGGGTACGAGCCGCTTTCGCTCTTCGACGTCACCTGGGTCGGCGTCCCCGCGGCCCTGGTCGTCATTGCCTACTTCGTTCTGGGCGGGCATCGGTTGCTGCCGGACCGCGGCACCTCCGCCCCGGCGGCCGAGCGGCGGCTGGGCCAGAACATGTTCGAGGTCACGGTGACCGCACCGTCCCCCATCGTGGGCCAGACGGTGGCCGAGGCGGGCCTGCGCGACCTCGGCGACGCCTACCTGACGCACGTCCGCCGCGGGACGGAGGTGTTGCAGGGCCGCCCGGGCCGCCCCCTCGAACAGGGCGACGTCCTGGCCTTCAATGGGAGCCTGGCCGCCCGGGAGCGGCTTCTGGAACGCCCCGGCCTCTCGCGCACCCTCCCGGCCCCGGACGGGACCCACGACGACCCCGCCCGCTACGAAACCCTGCCGCTCTACGAGGCGGTCATCGCCGAATCGTCGAACCTGGTGGGCACCACGCTGGGGGAGGCCAACTTCCGCGAGCAGTACCAGGGCGTCGTCCTTGGCATCCAGCGCCAGGACGAGCCGGTGACGAGCCCGGTGGGCACGACGGAGCTGCAGGCGGGTGACCTGCTGATCGTGGAGGCGCCCGGCGACTTCAAGAAACGGTGGAGCAGCGGGAGCCGGGAGGAATTTTACCTCGTGGCGCCCCGTGACGGACGGGCCCGCCAGGGCGGGTCGCCTGAACACGACGACGAAGAGACGGATCGGTCGGGGCGGGCGCCGATTGCCCTCGGCCTGACGGGCGCGATGGTGCTGGCCGCGGCGACGGGCCTGGCCCCCATCGTCACGGCCGCCGTGCTCGCGGCCCTCCTCATGATCCTGGCCGGGTGCATCCGGCCGGCGGAGGCCCAGCGGGCGCTCAACGTGCAGGTGCTGGTCGTCATTGCGGCAGCCCTGGGGATCGGGAAAGCCATCGAGACCACCGGCCTCGCGACGGCGGCGGCCCAGGGGGTGCTTTCCGTCGCCGAGCCGTTCGGGCCCGTGGTCGTCCTCGTGGCCCTCTACCTCTTGACCAACCTGCTCACCGAAATCATCACGAACAACGCCGCGGCGGTGCTGATGCTGCCCGTCGCGATGGCCGCGGCGTCGAGCCTCGGGGTCCCGCCCGTGGCCTTCGGGGTCCTCGTGGCCGTGGCGGCCTCCGCGAGCTTCCTCACGCCCATCGGGTACCAGACGAACCTAATGGTGATGGCGCCCGGCGGGTACCGGTTCAGCGACTACGCCCGCGTGGGCTGGCCGGTGACGCTGCTGGTGATGGGAACGTCGGTGGGCATCATTTCGCTGGTGTGGCTGTAG
- the rfbC gene encoding dTDP-4-dehydrorhamnose 3,5-epimerase yields the protein MTVSETSLPGVRLIEPDVHTDDRGSFAELWNVRDYGHHGLDVTFVQDNLSRSREGVLRGLHFQNPRPQGKLISVLKGAVYDVVVDVRAEADTFGAWEGQVLSAENARQLYVPEGYAHGFVATSGEVLFHYKCTDFYHPEADRTVRWDDPALAIDWPTEDPILSAKDAGAPALDEIPREALRFDNVR from the coding sequence ATGACCGTTTCCGAGACCTCCCTTCCCGGCGTGCGCCTGATCGAGCCGGACGTCCACACGGACGATCGCGGCTCGTTCGCCGAGCTGTGGAACGTACGGGACTACGGCCACCACGGCCTCGACGTCACGTTCGTGCAGGACAACCTGTCCCGGTCCCGCGAAGGGGTGCTGCGGGGGCTGCACTTCCAAAACCCCCGGCCGCAAGGGAAGCTGATCTCGGTGCTGAAGGGGGCCGTCTACGACGTGGTCGTCGACGTGCGGGCCGAGGCGGATACGTTTGGGGCGTGGGAGGGGCAGGTCCTCTCGGCCGAGAACGCGCGGCAGCTGTACGTGCCGGAGGGCTACGCCCACGGCTTCGTGGCGACGAGCGGGGAGGTGCTCTTCCACTACAAGTGCACCGACTTCTACCACCCGGAGGCCGACCGGACGGTCCGGTGGGACGACCCGGCCCTTGCTATCGACTGGCCGACAGAAGACCCGATTCTTTCGGCAAAGGACGCAGGGGCGCCTGCGCTGGACGAAATCCCCCGCGAGGCCCTTCGGTTTGACAACGTGCGATGA
- the rfbA gene encoding glucose-1-phosphate thymidylyltransferase RfbA, whose product MSTDETAPSTRTRKGILLAGGAGTRLYPATRAVSKQLVPVYDKPMVYYPLSTLMRAGIRDILLISTPKDLPRFEDLLGDGRRWGLNLRYAEQPEPKGIAQAFTIGADFIDGDDVCLILGDNIFHGEGLGEKLRRASGQSSGGTVFAYYVNDPERYGVVDFDTAGRALAIEEKPDVPPSNYAVTGLYFYDAGVVDVAEGLEPSDRGELEITDVNRHYLQRDELQVETLGRGMAWLDTGTHDSLLQAANFVQTIEARQGLKISCPEEIAWSQGWIDADDVVRIGRSMDNNAYGQYLLDLVARVRSDTTPASA is encoded by the coding sequence ATGAGCACCGACGAAACGGCCCCTTCAACACGCACCCGCAAGGGCATCCTGCTGGCCGGCGGCGCCGGCACACGGCTGTATCCGGCCACCCGGGCGGTGAGCAAGCAGCTCGTGCCCGTCTACGACAAGCCGATGGTGTACTACCCGCTGTCGACGCTGATGCGGGCGGGCATCCGGGACATCCTGCTCATCTCGACGCCGAAGGACCTGCCCCGGTTCGAGGACCTGCTGGGGGACGGCCGCCGGTGGGGCCTCAACCTCCGCTACGCCGAGCAGCCGGAGCCGAAGGGCATCGCACAGGCGTTCACGATCGGGGCCGACTTCATCGACGGGGACGACGTGTGTCTCATTCTCGGCGACAACATTTTCCACGGGGAGGGATTGGGCGAGAAGCTGCGCCGGGCGTCCGGGCAGTCGTCGGGGGGCACCGTGTTTGCCTACTACGTGAACGACCCGGAGCGCTACGGGGTCGTGGACTTCGACACGGCGGGGCGGGCCCTCGCCATCGAGGAGAAGCCCGACGTACCGCCCTCCAACTACGCCGTCACCGGGCTCTACTTCTACGATGCGGGCGTCGTCGACGTCGCCGAGGGGCTGGAGCCGTCCGACCGCGGGGAGCTGGAGATTACGGACGTGAACCGGCATTATCTTCAGCGGGACGAGCTGCAGGTCGAAACCCTCGGGCGGGGCATGGCGTGGCTCGATACCGGCACGCACGACTCGCTGCTGCAGGCGGCGAACTTCGTGCAGACGATCGAGGCGCGCCAGGGCCTCAAGATCAGTTGCCCCGAGGAGATTGCCTGGAGCCAGGGCTGGATCGACGCCGACGACGTGGTGCGGATCGGCCGGTCGATGGACAACAACGCCTACGGCCAGTACCTGCTCGACCTCGTGGCGCGCGTCCGGAGCGACACCACGCCCGCCTCCGCCTAG
- the mntA gene encoding type VII toxin-antitoxin system MntA family adenylyltransferase antitoxin, giving the protein MLSEATEHRLRNVFADHPAVRAAYLFGSVAADRERDRSDLDLGIVVDSDRWEPTDDKVPLITDCMKAAGRDWIDLVVLNGAPLVLQFEAVRPNVLLYARDDFHHGRFFSKVARMYWDFEPHFRRQRKALKERLQEKAHG; this is encoded by the coding sequence ATGCTTTCCGAGGCCACTGAGCATCGGCTCCGAAACGTCTTTGCGGATCACCCTGCCGTGCGGGCGGCGTACCTCTTCGGGTCCGTCGCGGCCGATCGCGAACGGGACCGCAGCGACCTTGACCTCGGCATCGTCGTCGATTCCGATCGGTGGGAGCCCACCGACGACAAGGTCCCGCTCATCACCGACTGCATGAAGGCGGCAGGGCGAGACTGGATCGACCTCGTCGTGCTCAACGGCGCCCCCCTCGTACTGCAGTTCGAGGCCGTGCGGCCGAATGTTCTTCTCTATGCCCGGGACGACTTCCATCACGGTCGCTTCTTTTCGAAGGTCGCTCGCATGTACTGGGATTTTGAGCCCCACTTCCGGCGGCAGCGCAAGGCCCTCAAAGAACGACTGCAAGAGAAGGCCCATGGTTGA
- the rfbD gene encoding dTDP-4-dehydrorhamnose reductase, producing MPDATASILLLGATGQVGHALRRTLAPLGAVHAPGRAAVDLTDLTSVRAAVRELGPDLVVNAAAYTDVDGAEEEPARAARINAEAPRVLAEAAREVGAWLVHYSTDYVFDGTKRAPYTEADAPNPINVYSRTKRDGEAAIQAVGGRHVILRTSWMYSRRRSNFVRTMLRLADENDRLTVVDDQIGVPTWAGWCAEATASVCERLLADDDMPEAGCYHLAGTGQTSWYGLARAVFAQFGRTDVTVEPVSSDEYETAAPRPAYTVLDSSRARAAFDLPDVTWTAQLARFRKRVRTADGERVARG from the coding sequence ATGCCCGACGCGACCGCCTCCATTCTGCTGCTCGGGGCCACCGGACAGGTGGGCCACGCGCTGAGGCGCACCCTCGCGCCGCTCGGCGCCGTGCACGCGCCGGGCCGCGCCGCAGTGGACCTGACAGACCTGACGTCCGTGCGGGCGGCGGTGCGGGAGTTGGGGCCGGACCTTGTCGTAAACGCGGCGGCCTATACCGACGTGGACGGGGCGGAGGAGGAGCCGGCGCGGGCGGCCCGGATCAACGCCGAGGCGCCCCGCGTGCTGGCCGAGGCGGCCCGGGAAGTGGGGGCCTGGCTTGTGCACTACTCCACGGACTACGTGTTTGACGGGACGAAGCGCGCCCCGTACACCGAGGCCGACGCCCCGAATCCTATCAACGTGTACAGCCGAACGAAGCGGGACGGGGAGGCGGCCATCCAGGCCGTCGGCGGGCGCCACGTCATCTTGCGCACGAGCTGGATGTACAGCCGCCGCCGCTCGAATTTCGTGCGGACCATGCTGCGCCTGGCGGACGAGAACGACCGGCTGACCGTGGTGGACGACCAGATCGGCGTGCCGACCTGGGCGGGCTGGTGCGCGGAGGCGACGGCGTCGGTCTGCGAGCGTCTCCTCGCGGACGACGACATGCCCGAGGCCGGGTGCTACCACCTCGCCGGCACCGGCCAGACGAGCTGGTACGGCCTCGCCCGGGCGGTCTTCGCGCAGTTCGGGCGCACGGACGTGACTGTCGAGCCGGTGTCGTCGGACGAGTACGAGACGGCCGCGCCCCGCCCGGCCTACACCGTGCTCGACTCCAGCCGCGCCCGGGCCGCCTTCGACCTGCCGGACGTAACCTGGACGGCGCAGCTGGCCCGGTTCCGCAAGCGCGTGCGGACTGCCGACGGGGAGCGCGTGGCGCGCGGCTAA
- a CDS encoding nucleotidyltransferase family protein, whose translation MADPLASYRDTMRRRGAQARREQERRRRRARKTARRVAEYLRHAYGAARVVLFGSMAGDEVPLGPQSDIDLAVRGLDKEDYFEAVARVQDEAAPFQVDLVRLEQCPASLRDVVRREGRDV comes from the coding sequence ATGGCCGACCCGCTTGCCTCCTACCGGGACACGATGCGTCGACGGGGCGCCCAGGCCCGCCGCGAGCAAGAGCGGCGCCGCCGTCGAGCACGGAAGACCGCCCGACGGGTTGCCGAGTATCTCCGGCACGCCTACGGCGCAGCCCGCGTCGTGCTGTTTGGGTCCATGGCCGGCGACGAGGTGCCCCTCGGGCCCCAGTCGGACATTGATCTGGCCGTTCGGGGGCTCGACAAGGAAGACTATTTTGAAGCCGTCGCCCGTGTCCAAGACGAGGCGGCTCCATTTCAGGTCGATCTGGTTCGTCTCGAACAGTGTCCCGCGTCGCTCCGGGACGTGGTTCGGCGGGAGGGCCGAGACGTATGA